A segment of the Microcystis aeruginosa FD4 genome:
GTCCCATCAAAAACGAGGTAATGGTTACATGATGTTGGGGTCTTTCATCAGCATGGCTCCCTTCTTCTGTCTCTTGTGAACCCATAGTGAAGGTTCCATCGGGAATCAAGACCATTTCTAAGGGGACACCATCAATATAGTCTCTATAGCCTCGAAACTTTTGGCTTTGGCGTTTTACTTGCAGTGTTTTCACGCTTCTAGTTCCCAAAATATTAGTGGAGGGCTGGAAAACTGTTCGGTTTTACCCTACCAAGCTCCCCAACCCAGTTTGATTTTTGGATACCGTTACCAGCATCTCAGGAAAAGGCTGAACTCTCTGGCGCACTCTTGACAGATTCCCACCTGCCAACTCTGACTGTAAAGAGTTCTCCCGAATACGCAGACTACCCGAAAACCGTTATTGTTGTTGCGGTTGTCGCGGCGGTTGTTGTTGTTGCGAATCGCGGAACGGCAGTTATTAGGATTGTTGCCCCAGGAACCGCCCCGCAGTCGGGTTCGCCTTCCCCTTCTTCAACTCCTCGTAAAAACAAGGGAACTGAATATCTGTTTCCTCAGTCGCCAGGTGTCACCATGTTTCAAGTGAGATTCCCAACTGTTAAGCGATCGCTTAATATCTTCTACATTGATTTTACCTTCGGCATAATCTTTTTGCAATTTTCTCAGTCTTTTTCTGCCACGATGTAAGTTGCTATTTCTCACCCGAATTGTTTCGGGGAAAATCCGAAACCCTAGAAAGCTGGAACCATGTTTTGTTTCAAATAACTGACTCTTAATGGGGTGAATTTTTAACCTGAGTTGGACTAAATAGTCTTCAATCAATATTCGAGCATCTTTGAGAAATTGATGGTCATCAGAAAACAAAGAAAAATCGTCCACATACCGCACATATTTAGCGACTTTGAGTTGTTCTTTAACAAAATGATCAAAGCCTGATAAGTAAATATTTGCCATCCATTGACTGGTTAGATTTCCTATTGGTAAACCATGTCTACGTTGTATGGGCGTGAGTAAATCATCTCCTGGGAAATAATGGTTAACTTCTTCTTGTTCGTTGCTGTTATCAATAATGGCATCAATTAGCCAGAGGGTATCTGGGCATTTGATTTTTCGTCTGATGAGTTGTTTAAGGATTTCATGATCGATACTAGGGAAATATTTTCTAATATCACATTGTAAAACATAACGACTAGAACGAGCAAAATCGGTAAAGCGCATCAAGGCTTTATGAGTTCCATAACCTTCTCTATTGGCATAAGTATCACTAATAAAAGTTCTCTCAAAAATGGGAATAATGATATTGCATAAAGCATGGTGAACAACTCGATCTCGATAGGGGGCTGCCGAAATCAAACGACTTTTTATATCTCTTAGATGAAAAGTTCGATAGCTTCCTGGTTGATAGGTTTTATCTTTTAGTTCTTGCTGAATTTTTAATAATTCCGTTCCTAAGTTATAATTAAATTGTAAAACATTCTCTCTAAACCGCTTTCCTTTTTGAGCTTTTCTAGCTGATAGATAAAGATTATCAAAGTCAATAATTTGAGGATATAAGTTACCGTAACGTTTCATAGTGGTGGGAAATTATTAGATTAACGTTTGCAGGAAATTAGGATATTAATTAGACCTCTTGCATAATTTTTTTATGGTATAATGTAAGGTTTTGCTTTTTTCTCAATTCTTAGATTGAAGTGGAAAAAAGAATAAAATGTGATCTTAGGTCAGGAAATCATCTATAATTTTGCTATGTTTATTAGCAAAATTATGGATTATCAAAACTTATCAGATGAACAATTCAAACGCCGTTTCGGTGTGTATAAACAAACATATAGAAAGATGGTAGAATCAGTAAAAAGTGTTGAAGCCGACTCTAATTCACCATCTAAAAGGGGACCGAAACCTAAACTATCTATAGAAGAACAAGTTTTAGTAACGTTAGAATATTGGCGAGAATATAGAACATATTTTCACATTGGTACAAGCTGGGAACTATCAGAATCAACTATATGTCGGATTGTAAATAAGACGGAAAAAATGCTTTTACAATCGGGAAACTTCCGTTTAAAAGGAAAAAAAGCTTTACTCAATCAAGCAGAGATACCGGTCATAACGGTAATGGATGTAACGGAAACTCCCATTGAACGCCCCCAAAAGAAACAGAAAGATTTTTTTTCGGGTAAAAGAGGTTATCATACTTTAAAATCCCAATTAGTAGCTGATCAAAATACCGAGGAAATTATCTGTGTCTTTTGTGGGAAAGGTAGAGGTCATGATTTTAGTTTATTTAAAAAAAGTCGAGTTCGTTTTCATCCTTTAACTACCAGCATAGAAGACAGTGGTTATCAGGGAATAGCTGCATACCATAGTAATAGTTATACACCGAAAAAGAAATCGAAAAATAGAAAATTAACAGAGTTAGAAAAAGAGTATAACAAGGCTTTAGCCAAAGAAAGGATTATCATTGAACATATAAATAGGAAACTCAAAATCTTTAAAATCTTATCCTGTAAATATCGGAATCGTCGTCGAAGATATAGTTTAAGAGTTAACTTGTTGGCGGCTATTTATAACTGTGAGTTAGGGATAGGTATAGCAGCTTCTTAAAAGTTGCCTAAAGATTAAGCAAGTCAAGGATAATTTATTCTCAATTTTTATAATTGAGATAGTTTGTGCCGCTTAAATAAAGAGGTTTTGATAACCAAATTAAAGCAGCTCTAAAGAGTTTTGAGTTAAAAGTTAAACTTCAAGTTTTCATTCAGGACGAATGTACTGATTAACTAATTTTTTGGGGAAAATTAGTTAACCCATTATTATAACATATAATTAATTTGCAAGAGTTCTATTAATTTGAATTAATATGGTTTGAGTTATCCACGTTGGACATTCACAACGGAAAAAATCATAATCTTCTGTCCAAATTGCGTCGGGTAAGGCTAAGGCTACAGTTTCCCAATCATTGAAATCTCTAGAAATCCCTTTTTTAGCCTCTGCTTTTAGTTCTTGGTAAAACGATAAAGGCAAGGTGATAATTTTACTATCAATTAGTCTTAAGATGGCTTCTAATTGCAGTTGCCCTAATTCTTGAGTTAAATTTGTTTTATTCACAATAATGGAAATTCGCTTTTGTAATTCATATTAAACTTTCTCTCTCATTTTTTCAGCTAAGAATAACTCTAAGCTTTTTGATATAATTGAATCTCTTTCTCGCTTTCTAAGAAGTTCAGCCACTAAAATATTCGTGTCAACCACTAAAAGCAGGATTCTTCAATCTTCATAAACATTGACACATATTCTTCTTCAGTCAAACCTATTTCTTTTAATACTTTTTCCATAATTATATCAAGTTCTTCCTTTGCTTTTTTGGCTGTCTGGGAATCAATAACAGGCTTATAATAGCCTATAATTTTGCTATTATATTCTATGGCAATTGGTTCTTTTTGAGTTAATAAAGCCTCTTTTTCTAGCTCATTCAATTTAACTGTTTTCATAATATTTTAAACCGTTGTTTGCTTCAATGATGTTATTCTCGTTGACGTTGGGTTTTAATCCAGCCTCCCAATTCTATACCAATTTCATCAATTTTTTGACTAACATACTGATAACGTTTTAGATCAATTAATTGAAAATCTAATATTAGTCTCGTTTGATGCCGTAAAATGTCTAATTGAACATTTAAGTTAATTAGGGCGTTTAATTTATTTTTCTCATATTTAGCCTTAATTAACCCCTCTAATAAATCATACAATTGATTGACGATTCTATCCCCTGCCGTAAATTTATAAACTTTGGGGAATCTCTCGATTATAGGCACATAATACTTGATTAGATCATAGGTTTTTTGAATAATTGATAATTCCTTCATCTTGGTAATAGTTTTAGCTCAGATACTGCACCATAATTGAAAAACCACAAATCCCCGACTTTTAAAGCCTAAAACCCTGATTAACTCGGTAAAAAATCTGGGATTTTAGACTAGGTACCAGATCTCAGTTTAACAAATATATTCGATCAACCTGTCTTTGGTTAATGTCATCAAACCTTGATATTGGAAAATCAAAAATATAGCGATCCGCTTGGAAAAGGAAAAAGTAAAACATAGAGTAAAGGGTAAAAGGGGAAAAAGGAAAAAGGGTTAGAGAGTTCTCCCGAAAACGCAGACTACCCGAAAACCGAGATAGTAGATGCGGAAGACGCGGCGGAAGTAGTTGTTGCGAAGCGCGGAACGGCAGTAATCAGGATCGTAGCCCCAGGAACCGCCCCGCATGACAGAATATGGATTATTTCCGTCTTTTTCAGTAGATTCTAAGCTATTTTCAGCATCAAGATTTTCCTCTTGATTATTATCAAGCCAAGCACTACCGTCACTAGGCGCATTTTCATAATTGTCATGCCAGTCATCCATACACCATTCCCAGACATTTCCGTGCAGATCGTATAATCCGAAAGCATTCGGGGGAAATTGACCAACGGGGATAGTTTCCTTTCCATTTTCGCCTTTGGGTTCCGAGGCATAAGTTCTAGAAGCATTATAGTTGGCTAACTTATCAGTGAGGGTTTCTCCAAAGTAAAAGGGTGGGTAAGATTCACCTTTTGCGAGGTCTAGGGGTTCTGTCATAGCACGACAAGCGTATTCCCATTGTGCCTCCGAAGGCAGTCTATAATCTCTCCCCGTTAGCTTAGACAGTCGCTGGCAAAACTCTACAGCTTCATACCAATTGACTCTTTCAACGGGTCTAAGCCATCTATCTATTTCTCTGTCTTGATCTTGATAGGGTTTTTTAAAATAAGATGGATCTTCTTCTAAGTCTATTTTTACTTTTAAATCTGTTCTGGTGGCAATCATTTTCCATTGACCTTGAGTAATGGGATATTTCCCCATGAAGAAAGGAGGAACCTTTACATTATGTTGGGGACGTTCATTATTAGGGCTATCTTTTTCATTTTTAGGAGAACCCATCGTAAAAGTACCATCAGGTATAGATACCATGTCGAGAGTAATTTCTTCGGTAATATTCGTCTTTAACTGTTTAGTATTAACTATTAACTGTTCGCTGAAATATTGGGCGGTATGGGTTGTAGTTTTGATTATTTCGCCGCGAAGGTTTACTGTGGGGGTTTCAAAGGAAAAGTTACGGAGATTTTGGCTCAATAAGTCTGTCCATACAGGTAAGTCTTGTCTTGCAAAAAGCACAGGTCTAATTTTTGTGCCTTGACTGGGCAAATATCGAGGTAAATGACCTCGGGGAGCTTCAAGACTAAACGTATATTCATCCCACATTAACCAACGTTTCATCTTACTGTCATACCAACCCACTCTCTGTCCAAATCGTTGATAAAGTTGCTCCGAGTCTTGTCCGGGTTGACACCCAACACTTAACCAGATTTGTTTTTGCACGCTCAATCCGAATTGTCCTTGACTATATTGAATCCAAAGTCGGTCAAGTATTTGTAAAACATCGGAAGGCAATTGTTGTAAGTCAAATTCATCTAGCCAACCTCTTTGTTCTTGATTAGTAGCTTTTAAGATAATATTGCCCGTTTCTCTATCTGCTTCTTGCCATTGGCGATCTATGAGTAATTTTTCTAAATGATTATAATCAATTATGACTGGTTCAAAAGCGATCGTGGCTACTTCGGCTTCAAATTCAAAGAGTTCTAAGGTTTCTAATTGAGAAATGGCATAGTCAGGAATAGCTAATTGATGCAAGAAACTAACTTTGACATATTGAGAGTATAGGTATAGCTTTAGGGTCGATAATTTATTATATTTTTTTGATTGGAATAAATTAGGATTTAAGGTTTCAAATTTACAATAAATGCCAGTGAGACGACTACTAATTGCTGAAGGAGAAAGGAGAAGTTGTCTGGCTACTTCCGGGATAGAATAAGATTGGCTTGGAGTTGGCAAGATATTAATTAAGGTTTCCATTTCAATGTCTGTTAAGTGATGCCTTTGGGCTATACTTTCCAGAAAATCTATCCAATTAAAACCGATGGAGTTCCCCTCAACAGAAGAGACAAAAGCTAACCGCGCTCGACTTTTATCTAATTTCCTAATATAAGGGGCATATTCTTCTCCATATTGTCGTAGGGTAGAGACAGAAATAGTTGCAAAAGCTTGAATTAATTCTAGGTCATCTTCTCCACTTAATTCTAAAGGATTGGTTAAGAGAGTGGCTTCAAATTCACGAATGGTTTGATGACCAAAATGACTAGCAATTTTTTCTGTTAAACGACCAATCACTCCCAAACAAAAATCTTTTTTCTTTATTTGTTTTTCTGCGGCTATTTTATCTAAAAAAGTCTCTCGAATGCCCGGTTTAAATTCAAATTGAATGGGATAGTTAGACTGATAATAATTAAGGGGGGTAATAGGACTTAATAATCCTCCCATGACCACTTCTGCCACATGAACTTGAGTGGATTCAGGCAATAAGGTTCTTTGCACTAAACGAATGGTGGAAAAACTGACAGGAATGGCCGATAACCACTGAATTAATTCCCAAGCAAGTTGTGAAGAAGTTGCATAAAAGTTATTAATTTGTTGAAGAGTAGTCAGACTTTTCTCATCGTCTTCTTCTTCTTCTTCATAAGAATACATAAAATTAGACCCTAACCAAACCCCTGAACACCAGCTTATTCCTTTTCCCATTATTACATTAACCCAAGCTTTTATCGATTCCGATTCTAAGCTGACAATTGGTAGTTTAACTAATTTAAGCAAAGCTTGTTTATCAAACCCTTTAATCTGCCAAGATTCCAGGGGAATAGCTTGCCAACTTTGGGAAGTAAGTCCCTTTTTTTTATTGCCTAATCGAATTTTTATAGCATAATCAAGGTTAGTGCGTTCCCATATTCTTTCAGGAAAAGGATTCAAGACAGTTAACAGACTTTGGCTTGACCATTGTTGAAGAATATCAATAAATTGTTCACTAATCCAAGCAGGTGAAATGCAATCACTAACTATCAAAATTAAGCGTCGGCTACCAGGAGCATTTAATGTTTGGGGAGATAGGTACTGAGAAAATGAATAAAAAGAAGAAATTTGCAAGGTTTTTGTCAAATCATCCCAGTTCATTCGATAGGGTTTTATATCACGAAATGCCCCTAAATGTTCGAGAAAATCTTGTACTTCTTTTAATAAAGATTGCCAAAGAATCATAGATTCGCTATCTTCTATTAGTAAAGCCACGTCTAACCAACGTTCTTTTTTAGGAGTTAGAACAGGAAAATAACGAGGCTGAGTAGGGGTACTAAGTTCGGCACTTCGCTTGACAGTTTCTTTGATGTTTAATTCCTGAGCAATACGAGAATTAATTTTCTGTTTTAGGGGTTTAAGTAAGCGTCCTAATTCTAAAGTATTGCGGAAGATTCCTGTGTCTGGTAATTTAATAGGTAATTGTTCTGTGGGATAAGGGTTTGGCTCAATAGCAGTAGAAGAAACAGGTTTGTTTGATGGTGAAGTCAGAGGATATTTAAGCTCTGATAAAGGAGGTTTTGTTAATTTCTTACCAACCCCCTTTTTTTCTAAAAATAATAGCAAGGCGAGGGAATACAAACCCTTTTCTATGAGAGTCCAAAAGAGAGTAATCATCATCAGTTCTTGCTGATATTTCGTAAACTCAATTTGGGGAGTTTCCCATTTTTCTAAAATCGTCCCCCAAACTAAACATAATCCCAGGTTTTCAACTCCTTTTAAAAAAGCCAATAGACAAAATTGGTAAGCTCCATCTGCTTCTCCTCTTATTAAAGGAGTAACTGTCCGGACAAACCATAAAACTTCAGCTATCTGAATCGAATCAAGTTCCCATTTTTCTGTATCAACAAAGGCTACGAACTGTTCTAACATCACCTTTATTTCTCTCCAGTAGTGTTCAGATAAGCCATTAAACGCTCGATAATTGCTTCCTTTTCTTTGGCATTAGGTAAGGGTTTATTCATTAACATAAAGACAACATTAAGTAATTGGTCTGTTGCTAGAGGTCCCTTCTCTCGTTTTTCATAAAATTTCTGAATTTGGGTTTCAATTTCTTGGGTTAAATCATCTCCTAATTCTAAGTGAGCTTTGACAATCTTGGTCAATTCTTCCTTATTAGGTTCTTTTATCTCCAATTGAATACAACGACGTTTAAATGGTAAGGGAAACTCCCTTTCTCCATTACTGGTCATAATAATAATGGGAAATTGTTCACAGGGAATACGTCCATCGACTACTTCATGGGTCTGACCATCAGAGGTTTGAACGGTTACTTTATGATACTCTTGATGCTTTTTCAGTCTTTGAAGTTCTTCTATGACAAAATAGCCTTCTTCAAAAATATTTAAGAGATCATTAGGTAAGTCAATATCACTTTTATCAATTTCATCAATCAGTAAGACTCTGGGGTATTGCTTTGAACACATAGCTGTTCCCAATGGACCAAGACGAATATAGTCACCGATATCAAATTTATTTGGCTTGTCTTGATTCAGTTGAGCATCTTTAACTCCTTCTCCTTGATTAATTTGAGCATCCTGTAAACGAGCGATCGCGTCATAATAGTATAATCCCTCTTGCAGTGTACTACGGGTATTAATCGGCCAATGTAACACCTCTCCTAATTCTAATTCCGAGGCGATGGCCTTGGCTAAACTAGATTTCCCCGTTCCGGGTTTTCCTGTTACCAGTAGGGGACGACGCAAATAAATGGCCATATTAACAGCGTTAATGACTTTCTCGTTGGCTTGAAAAGTTTCCTTTGCTGGTTTTTGGGGTTCTTGTTGGTTAAAGTTTCGCCAAGGGGGTGGTTCTGGCCATTTTTCAATAGAATGAGATTCTTTAGTTCCTTTAAAAATTTGCCAATCACTCATAATGTCCTTTCCTTTGTATTAGTATGTTTAACAAAATTGATGAGCAGAACTCACTAAAGCTTTAATTTCTTGCTGGTGGGATAGTTATAAGGATTTTCCCATAAAAAGCAAAGATGATGGCCTAAATGAAAAGGCTCTTCTTCGGTAGCTTCTAGTCTCTTCACTTCGACAGATTTGGTTAAGTTTTCAAGATTCAAAACATTATCCTCCCCGTCTTTAAGATTTTCCTCATTATCTTTTTTAGGCTTAATTAACTCATCTAAGTCACTGGTATGATTGACAGCAGAATTTTGACATCTAGACCACAAGGCTAAAGGAATTCCCCTCTCTATAATAAACTCATAGCTGATATTTTCTAGTCTCAGTAAATCCGTCGGCAAGTTAATC
Coding sequences within it:
- a CDS encoding IS5-like element ISMae4 family transposase, with protein sequence MFISKIMDYQNLSDEQFKRRFGVYKQTYRKMVESVKSVEADSNSPSKRGPKPKLSIEEQVLVTLEYWREYRTYFHIGTSWELSESTICRIVNKTEKMLLQSGNFRLKGKKALLNQAEIPVITVMDVTETPIERPQKKQKDFFSGKRGYHTLKSQLVADQNTEEIICVFCGKGRGHDFSLFKKSRVRFHPLTTSIEDSGYQGIAAYHSNSYTPKKKSKNRKLTELEKEYNKALAKERIIIEHINRKLKIFKILSCKYRNRRRRYSLRVNLLAAIYNCELGIGIAAS
- the avd gene encoding diversity-generating retroelement protein Avd, which translates into the protein MKELSIIQKTYDLIKYYVPIIERFPKVYKFTAGDRIVNQLYDLLEGLIKAKYEKNKLNALINLNVQLDILRHQTRLILDFQLIDLKRYQYVSQKIDEIGIELGGWIKTQRQRE
- a CDS encoding RNA-directed DNA polymerase codes for the protein MKRYGNLYPQIIDFDNLYLSARKAQKGKRFRENVLQFNYNLGTELLKIQQELKDKTYQPGSYRTFHLRDIKSRLISAAPYRDRVVHHALCNIIIPIFERTFISDTYANREGYGTHKALMRFTDFARSSRYVLQCDIRKYFPSIDHEILKQLIRRKIKCPDTLWLIDAIIDNSNEQEEVNHYFPGDDLLTPIQRRHGLPIGNLTSQWMANIYLSGFDHFVKEQLKVAKYVRYVDDFSLFSDDHQFLKDARILIEDYLVQLRLKIHPIKSQLFETKHGSSFLGFRIFPETIRVRNSNLHRGRKRLRKLQKDYAEGKINVEDIKRSLNSWESHLKHGDTWRLRKQIFSSLVFTRS
- a CDS encoding AAA family ATPase, which encodes MSDWQIFKGTKESHSIEKWPEPPPWRNFNQQEPQKPAKETFQANEKVINAVNMAIYLRRPLLVTGKPGTGKSSLAKAIASELELGEVLHWPINTRSTLQEGLYYYDAIARLQDAQINQGEGVKDAQLNQDKPNKFDIGDYIRLGPLGTAMCSKQYPRVLLIDEIDKSDIDLPNDLLNIFEEGYFVIEELQRLKKHQEYHKVTVQTSDGQTHEVVDGRIPCEQFPIIIMTSNGEREFPLPFKRRCIQLEIKEPNKEELTKIVKAHLELGDDLTQEIETQIQKFYEKREKGPLATDQLLNVVFMLMNKPLPNAKEKEAIIERLMAYLNTTGEK